In Streptomyces ambofaciens ATCC 23877, a single genomic region encodes these proteins:
- a CDS encoding OmpA family protein, translating into MSTPRLALAVTTLLLTMSLSGTSTTAHADDPNDPPGTEPSASAPVEVDPNDPDLKIPDGATLAQAKVLDIKSVVEDQSGDERREDTNTDVTFALQAEVLFGKDSAKLGAEAKSRIAGIAEEVRNQNATRVRVFGFTDNLGSSAHGDVLSKKRANAVHDVLTQSLNDADITYEVRGYGEQYPIADNSTEAGRKKNRRVEVSFPRTEA; encoded by the coding sequence ATGTCCACCCCGCGCCTCGCTCTGGCGGTCACCACCTTGCTGCTCACCATGAGCCTCTCGGGCACCAGCACGACGGCCCACGCCGACGACCCCAACGACCCCCCCGGCACCGAACCCTCCGCCTCCGCCCCCGTGGAGGTGGACCCCAACGACCCGGATCTGAAGATCCCGGACGGGGCCACGCTCGCTCAGGCCAAGGTTCTGGACATCAAGTCGGTCGTGGAGGACCAGAGCGGTGACGAGCGCCGTGAGGACACCAACACCGACGTGACGTTCGCGCTGCAGGCGGAGGTGCTGTTCGGCAAGGACAGCGCGAAGCTCGGCGCCGAGGCCAAGTCCCGTATCGCGGGGATCGCGGAGGAGGTCAGGAACCAGAACGCCACCAGGGTCCGCGTCTTCGGCTTCACCGACAACCTCGGCTCCTCCGCCCACGGCGACGTGCTGTCCAAGAAGCGTGCGAACGCCGTGCACGACGTCCTGACCCAGTCCCTGAACGACGCCGACATCACCTACGAGGTCCGCGGCTACGGCGAGCAGTACCCCATCGCCGACAACTCGACGGAGGCCGGCCGCAAGAAGAACCGCCGGGTCGAGGTCTCCTTCCCCCGCACGGAGGCCTGA
- a CDS encoding DUF192 domain-containing protein, translating to MGRRWRDGTGVLVVHGEGDDARVRVPLEIAGSYRARTKGLLGRDSVEGALLLSPANNVHTFRMRMPIDVAYLDRRLTVIAVRTMRPGRLGAPRLRSRHVLEAGAGAMAGWGVRVGARVEVVAE from the coding sequence ATGGGGCGGCGCTGGCGGGACGGGACGGGTGTCCTGGTCGTGCACGGGGAGGGCGATGACGCGCGCGTCCGCGTTCCGCTGGAGATCGCCGGGTCCTACCGCGCCCGCACGAAGGGCTTGTTGGGGCGCGACTCCGTCGAGGGGGCGCTCCTGCTGTCGCCCGCCAACAACGTCCACACCTTCCGCATGCGGATGCCCATCGACGTCGCCTACCTCGACCGGCGGCTCACCGTCATCGCCGTGCGCACCATGCGGCCGGGCCGGCTGGGAGCGCCCCGCCTGCGTTCCCGGCACGTACTGGAGGCGGGGGCCGGGGCGATGGCCGGGTGGGGCGTGCGGGTGGGGGCGCGGGTGGAGGTCGTGGCGGAGTAG